The following are encoded in a window of Methanobrevibacter ruminantium M1 genomic DNA:
- a CDS encoding molybdopterin dinucleotide binding domain-containing protein: MHYANTYLERPVVGDLENVAQEGTTKVLKCMLNTGSDIYQGACKKRGSTLKEEYKNASGTCYMDPRDMVKLGVKNWDTVLVKTDYGEVVLNAAKSRDAPHEGTIFVCKGPWANTIVSHETYCCSDPTYKGIHATVEKTDRKVLLMADLMRWAYKKYVDEEDDDVIENMESLGERPVYN, encoded by the coding sequence ATGCATTACGCAAATACTTATTTAGAAAGACCAGTAGTTGGAGATTTAGAAAACGTAGCTCAAGAAGGTACTACCAAAGTACTCAAATGTATGTTAAACACCGGTTCTGACATATATCAAGGAGCTTGTAAGAAAAGAGGTTCCACCTTAAAGGAAGAATATAAGAACGCTTCCGGTACCTGTTATATGGATCCTCGTGACATGGTAAAATTAGGTGTTAAAAACTGGGACACCGTACTTGTAAAGACTGACTATGGTGAAGTTGTCTTAAACGCAGCAAAATCAAGAGATGCTCCTCACGAAGGTACCATTTTTGTATGTAAAGGTCCATGGGCTAACACTATCGTAAGCCACGAAACCTACTGCTGTTCAGACCCTACCTACAAAGGTATTCACGCTACTGTAGAAAAAACCGACAGAAAAGTTCTACTCATGGCAGACTTAATGAGATGGGCATACAAAAAATATGTTGACGAAGAAGATGACGACGTTATTGAAAACATGGAATCCTTAGGTGAAAGACCAGTTTATAACTGA